One Deltaproteobacteria bacterium genomic window carries:
- a CDS encoding branched-chain amino acid ABC transporter permease codes for MLVILASLPTLLPRFYVYILAVIFVMALLAMSLNMLVGHGGLFQFHHGAFYGVGAYTAALMLTKTSLPAWMGLVAGPFAAAFVGLVIGVFCVRLNRLYFGMLQISLGSLLWAIAFRWYNVTGGDDGIHGIPLPSLIASSTGAYYCGLILLTLSLLVLYLIYKSPFGATLQAIRDNPERCEAIGIHVRHHQLMAIVIATFFAGISGVLFVVVEGSVFPDLLFWVFSLEVFIMCLLGGWFTFAGPIFGAAIIVSLRTFVGTYTEYWTLILGIMLILLIFFLPEGVWGYLLEKLGGRKHKEYR; via the coding sequence ATGCTGGTCATACTGGCATCTCTGCCTACCCTCCTCCCCAGGTTCTATGTCTATATTCTTGCCGTCATCTTTGTGATGGCCCTGCTGGCCATGAGCCTCAATATGCTCGTGGGACACGGCGGTCTGTTCCAGTTTCACCATGGGGCCTTCTACGGCGTCGGGGCCTATACCGCCGCTCTGATGCTGACCAAGACGTCCCTCCCCGCATGGATGGGACTCGTGGCCGGGCCTTTTGCGGCCGCCTTTGTAGGACTCGTTATCGGTGTCTTCTGCGTCCGGCTTAACCGGCTCTATTTCGGCATGCTCCAGATCTCATTGGGATCGCTCCTCTGGGCCATCGCTTTCCGCTGGTACAACGTTACGGGCGGCGACGACGGAATCCACGGCATCCCCCTTCCTTCGCTGATCGCCTCGTCCACAGGCGCATACTACTGCGGTCTGATCCTTCTCACCCTCTCCCTACTTGTCCTGTACCTGATCTACAAGTCCCCTTTCGGCGCCACGCTCCAGGCCATTCGAGATAACCCCGAACGGTGCGAGGCCATCGGCATCCATGTGAGGCACCACCAGCTCATGGCCATCGTCATCGCCACCTTCTTTGCAGGGATCTCAGGGGTCCTCTTTGTGGTGGTGGAAGGGTCTGTTTTTCCAGATCTTCTCTTCTGGGTCTTCTCTCTGGAGGTCTTCATCATGTGCCTGTTGGGAGGATGGTTCACCTTTGCCGGACCCATTTTCGGGGCTGCCATCATCGTATCCCTCAGGACATTCGTAGGAACCTACACCGAGTACTGGACCCTGATTCTCGGTATCATGCTGATCCTCCTCATCTTCTTCCTGCCGGAAGGGGTATGGGGCTACCTGTTGGAAAAACTGGGCGGGCGGAAACATAAGGAATATAGATAA
- a CDS encoding branched-chain amino acid ABC transporter permease codes for MELLQTITLPALGSHLLVGLSRAMILFVVTSGMSLVLGVLRVPNVAHGSLYMIGAFAAFSISHLFGGGPLGFWLALILSPFVVAAVSLIAERSLFCHLYEREHLMLLLFTFALMLILGDLVKMVWGADYRSIMAPEFFRGSVTLFEAPFPRYNLFLLVVGPLVAVGLWLFSNKTRVGKIARAAAVDREMVGAIGINVSWVFAFAFVLGCFLAGLGGALVSPTVSITIGMDHDIIMDAFLIVTIGGLGNMWGAMVGSLIFGITQSFGVLFLPQFAIVFPYLEVVIILIWRPTGLLKSVW; via the coding sequence ATGGAATTATTGCAGACCATTACCCTTCCTGCTTTGGGCAGCCATCTCCTGGTAGGTCTCAGCCGTGCCATGATCCTCTTTGTGGTAACCTCCGGGATGAGCCTTGTATTAGGTGTATTGAGGGTCCCCAATGTCGCTCACGGCTCCCTCTATATGATCGGCGCCTTCGCCGCGTTCAGTATCTCCCACCTGTTCGGCGGAGGACCTCTCGGATTCTGGCTGGCACTGATCCTCTCTCCCTTCGTGGTGGCCGCAGTGAGCCTCATCGCCGAACGCTCCCTGTTCTGTCATCTGTACGAAAGAGAGCACCTCATGCTCCTCCTCTTCACCTTTGCGCTCATGCTCATCCTGGGCGATCTGGTTAAGATGGTCTGGGGGGCGGATTACCGGTCCATTATGGCCCCCGAATTTTTCCGGGGGTCTGTTACCCTGTTCGAGGCCCCCTTTCCCCGCTACAACCTCTTTCTCTTGGTCGTCGGCCCCCTGGTGGCCGTCGGGCTCTGGCTCTTCTCCAATAAGACCCGGGTCGGAAAGATCGCGCGGGCGGCAGCGGTGGACAGGGAGATGGTAGGCGCCATCGGGATCAATGTGAGCTGGGTCTTCGCTTTTGCCTTTGTGCTGGGATGCTTCCTGGCAGGATTGGGCGGGGCGCTGGTCTCCCCCACGGTGAGCATCACCATCGGGATGGACCATGACATCATCATGGATGCCTTTCTTATCGTCACCATCGGGGGCCTGGGCAATATGTGGGGGGCCATGGTCGGTTCCCTCATCTTCGGCATCACCCAGTCCTTCGGCGTGCTGTTTCTGCCTCAGTTCGCCATTGTCTTTCCCTATCTTGAGGTGGTGATCATCCTGATCTGGCGGCCTACCGGGCTGCTTAAATCGGTCTGGTAA
- a CDS encoding ABC transporter ATP-binding protein, which translates to MLRVKGLHKSFDDFRAVGGADLTVEAGQLVAVIGPNGAGKTTLFNLITGQLKPDMGRITFNNEDIARLPPYEICRKGIARSFQIANIFPRLSVFRNVQVSVLSQQRKSTRLFRPVRTMALEETRRILENVGLFDKADTIAGALAHGDQRALEIAIALGNNPQLLVLDEPTAGMSAEETGATMALIRRLADEQGLTILFCEHDMEMVFNVAQSIMVMHQGVTILQAGPEAVHNSRQVQECYLGGA; encoded by the coding sequence ATGCTGCGGGTGAAGGGATTACACAAATCATTTGACGACTTCCGGGCGGTGGGCGGCGCCGATCTCACGGTGGAGGCGGGCCAGTTGGTGGCGGTCATCGGACCGAACGGCGCAGGCAAGACGACCCTTTTCAACCTGATCACCGGGCAGCTCAAGCCGGATATGGGAAGAATCACCTTCAATAATGAGGACATCGCCAGGCTCCCCCCCTATGAAATCTGCAGGAAAGGGATTGCCCGTTCATTCCAGATCGCCAATATCTTCCCCCGGCTCAGCGTGTTTCGGAATGTGCAGGTGTCTGTCCTGTCCCAGCAGCGGAAGAGCACCCGGCTGTTCCGCCCTGTCCGGACAATGGCCCTGGAGGAGACCCGGAGAATATTGGAAAATGTGGGCCTTTTTGATAAGGCGGATACCATCGCAGGCGCCCTGGCCCATGGAGACCAGAGGGCATTGGAGATCGCCATCGCCCTGGGCAATAATCCGCAACTCCTGGTGCTGGATGAGCCCACGGCCGGGATGTCCGCCGAAGAAACCGGGGCGACCATGGCGCTCATCCGGCGACTGGCGGATGAACAGGGCTTGACTATCCTCTTCTGCGAGCACGATATGGAGATGGTCTTCAATGTGGCCCAGAGCATCATGGTCATGCATCAGGGGGTAACCATCCTCCAGGCAGGACCGGAGGCTGTCCACAATTCGCGTCAGGTTCAGGAATGTTATCTGGGGGGGGCCTGA
- a CDS encoding ABC transporter ATP-binding protein → MLQVEGIHTYYGLSHILFGVSLQVTQGEIVCLLGRNGAGKSTTMRSIMGLTPPKEGSIRFKGTSIKGRKPYQLARQGMGYVPDNRRVFADLTVGDNLDISERKVEAPFPWTKQGVYDFFPALGHIDSRKAGFLSGGEQQMLTIARALMTNPDFLLLDEPTEGLAPLIVDDLEQRIGRLRERGLTVLLAEQNQKVALRLSDRGYVIDNGAIRYHGTIDDLRENEEVKKKYLLV, encoded by the coding sequence ATGCTGCAAGTGGAAGGAATTCATACTTATTACGGCCTGAGCCACATCCTGTTCGGCGTGTCGCTCCAGGTGACTCAAGGGGAAATCGTCTGTCTTCTGGGGAGAAACGGCGCCGGAAAAAGCACCACCATGCGGAGCATCATGGGTCTGACTCCGCCCAAGGAGGGGAGCATCCGCTTCAAGGGAACATCCATCAAGGGGAGAAAGCCTTATCAACTGGCCCGCCAGGGCATGGGATATGTGCCGGATAACCGCAGGGTCTTTGCCGATTTGACGGTGGGCGACAACCTCGACATATCCGAGCGCAAGGTGGAAGCGCCCTTCCCCTGGACCAAACAAGGGGTCTATGATTTTTTTCCTGCCCTGGGCCATATCGATTCCCGAAAGGCCGGTTTTCTGAGCGGCGGAGAACAGCAGATGCTGACCATTGCCCGGGCCCTCATGACCAACCCCGACTTTCTCCTTTTAGATGAACCCACGGAAGGCCTGGCGCCCCTTATTGTGGATGACCTCGAACAACGGATCGGCAGACTTCGGGAGAGAGGGCTCACCGTCCTGTTGGCCGAGCAGAATCAGAAGGTCGCCCTGCGCCTCAGCGACCGGGGGTACGTGATTGATAACGGGGCCATCCGCTATCACGGAACCATCGATGATCTGCGGGAAAACGAAGAAGTAAAGAAAAAGTACCTGCTGGTCTGA